Proteins encoded in a region of the Pseudomonas sp. GOM7 genome:
- a CDS encoding glutathione peroxidase, which translates to MSDALLDIPVTTIKGEQKTLADLGGKALLVVNTASKCGFTPQYKGLETLWQQYKDKGLVVLGFPCNQFGKQEPGDEGAISEFCELNFGVSFPLFKKIDVNGSDAHPLFVQLKKRAPGLLGSQGIKWNFTKFLIGRDGQVVKRFAPTTKPEELGAEIEALLQ; encoded by the coding sequence ATGAGCGATGCACTTCTCGATATCCCCGTCACCACCATCAAGGGCGAGCAGAAAACCCTCGCCGATCTCGGGGGCAAGGCGCTGCTGGTGGTCAACACCGCCAGCAAATGTGGTTTCACCCCCCAGTACAAGGGGCTCGAGACCCTCTGGCAGCAGTACAAGGACAAGGGCCTGGTAGTGCTCGGCTTTCCCTGCAACCAGTTCGGCAAGCAGGAGCCGGGCGACGAGGGGGCGATCAGCGAGTTCTGCGAGCTGAACTTCGGTGTCAGCTTCCCACTGTTCAAGAAGATCGACGTCAATGGCAGCGATGCCCACCCGCTGTTCGTGCAGCTCAAGAAGCGTGCACCAGGCCTGCTCGGCAGCCAGGGCATCAAGTGGAACTTCACCAAGTTCCTGATTGGCCGCGATGGCCAGGTGGTCAAGCGTTTTGCCCCGACCACCAAGCCCGAGGAGCTGGGCGCCGAGATCGAAGCTCTATTGCAATGA
- a CDS encoding GAF domain-containing protein: protein MIDLSQAGAGRQGYDLLCAQLQALLSGEHDFIANAAQFSAFLFHELTDLNWAGLYLVKGGELVLGPFQGKVACVRIPFGRGVCGAAAATLQTQRVEDVHAFAGHIACDSASNSELVVPLLKDGRLIGVLDLDSPLTGRFSADDQAGIEALAAIFLAASDC, encoded by the coding sequence ATGATCGATCTTTCCCAGGCCGGCGCGGGGAGGCAGGGCTATGACCTGCTCTGCGCACAACTGCAGGCGTTGCTCAGTGGCGAGCATGATTTCATCGCCAATGCCGCACAGTTCTCCGCGTTTCTCTTCCACGAACTGACGGATCTGAACTGGGCAGGTTTGTACCTGGTCAAGGGCGGGGAACTGGTCTTGGGGCCGTTCCAAGGCAAGGTGGCCTGTGTGCGCATTCCCTTCGGCCGTGGCGTGTGTGGTGCCGCAGCGGCCACTCTGCAGACGCAGCGGGTGGAGGATGTGCACGCCTTTGCCGGGCACATCGCTTGCGACAGCGCCTCGAACAGCGAGCTGGTGGTGCCGCTGCTCAAGGACGGGCGCCTGATCGGCGTGCTCGATCTGGACAGCCCGCTCACCGGGCGTTTCAGCGCTGACGATCAAGCCGGTATCGAGGCCCTGGCGGCGATCTTCCTGGCCGCCAGCGACTGCTGA
- a CDS encoding hybrid sensor histidine kinase/response regulator has protein sequence MDISLTHRLSFKQAGLTVLVAFILGTLLSIIQVAIDYASEEASINREIHALLEISHNPAARIAYNIDAELAQELVLGLLRSPAVVHASLIDNSGLVLASASRPRRESRYRVLSDSLFGAQREFQDSLYVAHSPHEPLGVLRLEVDTYAFGSHFLDRSLLTLLTGFARSLLLSLILLVLFYFMLTKPLINVIRALSLRNPQDAQARPVPCPSGHEHDEIGTLVEVTNRHLSSLTQEIEQRRAAEDQLNQYLSELENIVSARTAELKAANARLSQSNQELEQARTTALNMAQARSAFLANMSHEIRTPLNGLLGMLALALDGPLSSEQHQQLSIAHDSGKVLVELLNDILDLSKFEAGQLELEQIPFDLGLLVEETASLLSQNAAAAVELTCLIDPHLPTQVLGDPTRVRQIVSNLLSNALKFTRFGRVDVRVERTDTGINICVRDTGIGISEEAQARIFQPFAQATVGITREFGGTGLGLALTRRLCEAMQGNLSLNSKEGFGSEFCALLPLPTQSEALPAPQLQGQIVAMTPSSSGLHQMLERWLPAWGLDYRRLDTDASLLGVQADLLISDCPECLLGIRPAITTPILLVTAYGNFLPQQQAASLAPLQQIARPLARDGLRQALRHQLQHEPQEAQLALREAGTTQRSARVLLVEDNPVNQMVAKGMLAKLGCEVLVAAHGGEALERLEQEPIDLVLMDCNMPVMDGYETTRRIRLNGRWPELPIIALTANALSDERERCRAAGMNDYLAKPFRREELAALLEAWLPA, from the coding sequence ATGGATATTTCGCTCACCCATCGCCTCTCGTTCAAGCAAGCCGGCCTGACCGTATTGGTCGCGTTCATCCTCGGCACCCTGCTCAGCATCATTCAGGTGGCGATCGATTATGCCAGCGAAGAGGCCTCCATCAACCGCGAGATTCATGCGCTGCTGGAAATCAGCCATAACCCGGCGGCCCGTATCGCCTACAACATCGATGCCGAGCTGGCTCAGGAGCTGGTGCTGGGACTGCTGCGCTCACCCGCGGTGGTTCATGCCTCCCTGATCGACAACAGCGGCCTGGTACTGGCCAGCGCCAGCCGGCCACGGCGGGAAAGCCGTTACCGGGTACTCAGCGACAGCCTGTTCGGCGCCCAGCGTGAATTCCAGGATTCGCTGTACGTCGCCCACTCGCCGCACGAACCGCTCGGCGTGTTGCGCCTGGAGGTGGACACCTACGCCTTCGGCAGCCACTTCCTCGACCGCTCCCTGCTCACCCTGCTCACCGGCTTCGCTCGCAGCCTGCTGTTGTCGCTGATCCTGCTGGTACTGTTTTACTTCATGCTGACCAAGCCCCTGATCAACGTCATCCGCGCCCTCAGTCTGCGTAATCCGCAGGATGCCCAAGCCCGCCCAGTGCCCTGCCCCAGCGGTCACGAACACGACGAGATCGGCACGCTGGTGGAGGTGACCAACCGCCACCTGTCCAGCCTGACCCAGGAAATCGAGCAGAGACGCGCTGCCGAAGACCAACTGAACCAATACCTGAGTGAGCTGGAGAATATCGTCTCGGCCCGCACCGCCGAGCTCAAGGCGGCCAACGCCCGCCTCAGCCAGTCCAACCAGGAGCTGGAGCAGGCACGCACCACCGCCCTGAACATGGCACAGGCGCGTTCGGCCTTCCTGGCCAACATGAGCCACGAGATCCGCACACCGCTCAATGGTCTGCTGGGCATGCTCGCCCTTGCTCTGGATGGACCATTGAGCAGCGAACAGCACCAGCAACTGAGCATCGCCCACGATTCCGGCAAGGTGTTGGTGGAGTTGCTCAACGATATTCTCGATCTGTCCAAGTTCGAGGCCGGCCAGTTGGAGCTGGAGCAGATTCCCTTCGACCTCGGTCTGCTGGTGGAAGAAACCGCCAGCCTGCTGTCGCAGAACGCCGCGGCCGCCGTGGAGCTGACCTGCCTGATCGACCCACACCTGCCCACACAGGTGCTCGGTGACCCGACCCGGGTACGACAGATCGTCAGCAACCTGTTGTCCAATGCACTGAAATTCACCCGTTTCGGCCGCGTCGATGTACGTGTGGAACGTACCGACACCGGTATCAACATCTGCGTGCGCGACACCGGTATTGGTATCTCGGAAGAAGCACAGGCGCGCATCTTCCAGCCTTTTGCCCAGGCCACGGTCGGCATCACCCGCGAGTTCGGCGGTACCGGCCTGGGCCTGGCCCTGACCCGACGCCTGTGCGAAGCCATGCAAGGCAACCTGAGCCTGAACTCGAAGGAAGGTTTCGGCAGCGAATTCTGCGCCCTGCTACCCCTGCCGACCCAGAGCGAGGCGTTACCGGCGCCACAACTGCAAGGCCAGATCGTGGCGATGACCCCCAGCAGCAGCGGCCTGCATCAAATGCTCGAACGCTGGCTGCCGGCCTGGGGCCTCGATTATCGGCGCCTGGACACCGACGCCAGCCTGCTCGGCGTCCAGGCCGATCTGCTGATCAGCGACTGCCCGGAGTGCCTGCTGGGCATACGCCCGGCCATTACCACGCCGATTCTCCTGGTCACGGCTTACGGCAACTTCCTGCCACAGCAACAGGCCGCCAGCCTGGCCCCCTTGCAACAGATCGCCCGCCCGCTGGCTCGCGATGGCCTGCGCCAGGCCTTGCGTCATCAGCTCCAGCACGAACCTCAGGAAGCCCAGCTCGCACTGCGCGAGGCCGGCACAACACAGCGCAGCGCGCGCGTGCTGCTGGTGGAAGACAACCCCGTCAATCAGATGGTGGCCAAAGGCATGCTGGCCAAGCTCGGCTGCGAAGTACTGGTCGCTGCCCATGGCGGCGAAGCCCTGGAGCGACTGGAGCAGGAGCCCATCGATCTGGTGCTGATGGACTGCAACATGCCGGTGATGGATGGCTACGAAACCACCCGCCGCATCCGCCTCAATGGCCGCTGGCCGGAGCTGCCGATCATCGCCCTGACCGCCAACGCCCTGTCCGACGAACGCGAGCGCTGTCGCGCCGCCGGTATGAACGATTACCTGGCCAAACCCTTCCGCCGCGAGGAACTGGCGGCGCTGCTGGAAGCTTGGCTGCCGGCCTGA
- a CDS encoding glutathione S-transferase family protein — MSMTVYGAPLSPFVRKLCLCLLEKGLEYDLEVIMPFGDQPAWYRELNPLGRIPAFRDGELNLADSSVICQYLEEGYPERQALYGEGAEQRAQVRWLEKYADYELAPLCTFSVFRNRVLKVSMGQGCDEEQVQHTLKSALPKHFDYLEATLGEGPFFLGETLTMADLALACQLINMEHGGETLDTARWPNLAAHYARIKARASVQQLLPRELRTLEKLGIRR; from the coding sequence ATGAGCATGACCGTTTACGGCGCCCCCCTGTCCCCGTTCGTACGCAAACTCTGCCTGTGTCTGCTGGAAAAAGGCCTGGAGTACGATCTGGAGGTGATCATGCCGTTCGGTGATCAACCCGCCTGGTATCGGGAGCTCAACCCCCTGGGGCGGATTCCAGCCTTCCGCGATGGCGAACTCAATCTCGCCGACTCCAGCGTCATCTGCCAGTACCTCGAAGAAGGTTACCCCGAACGCCAGGCTCTGTACGGCGAAGGTGCCGAACAACGTGCCCAGGTGCGCTGGCTGGAAAAGTACGCGGACTATGAACTAGCGCCGCTGTGCACCTTCAGCGTGTTCCGCAATCGCGTGCTCAAGGTCAGCATGGGCCAGGGCTGCGATGAAGAGCAGGTGCAGCATACGCTCAAGAGCGCGCTACCGAAGCACTTCGACTACCTCGAAGCCACCTTGGGCGAAGGCCCCTTCTTCCTCGGCGAGACGCTGACGATGGCCGATCTGGCCCTCGCCTGCCAGTTGATCAACATGGAGCATGGCGGCGAAACCCTGGACACCGCACGCTGGCCAAACCTGGCCGCGCACTATGCCCGCATCAAGGCCCGCGCCAGCGTGCAGCAACTGCTGCCGCGCGAGCTGCGCACCCTGGAGAAGCTTGGCATTCGCCGCTGA
- a CDS encoding ATP-binding protein, translating to MDSRLQSFLTRAEQVLERLEPLLPALRPQVDWHHCMAARWQRDGRSGYLQPLQVSLDLSLSDLLGVDAQREQLARNTRQFVDALPANHALLWGARGTGKSSLVRALLAEYASAGLRLIEIERDHLADLPRVMELLADLPQRFVLFCDDLSFEAGEGDYRVLKSVLDGSLEQAPDNVLLYATSNRRHLVPERQSDNDNWKMVDGELHPSEAVEDKIALSDRFGLWLSFYPFSQEHYLLVVRHWVTVQARAVGLRWEWDEALEKAAIRWALGRGNRNGRCAYQFARHWVGLQLLEQRA from the coding sequence GTGGATTCTCGATTGCAGAGCTTTCTGACGCGGGCCGAGCAGGTGTTGGAACGGCTCGAACCCCTGTTGCCCGCCTTGCGCCCGCAAGTGGATTGGCATCACTGCATGGCGGCACGTTGGCAGCGCGATGGGCGTAGCGGTTATCTACAACCTTTGCAGGTCAGTCTCGATCTGTCGTTGAGCGATCTGCTCGGCGTCGATGCGCAGCGTGAGCAACTGGCGCGCAACACCCGGCAGTTCGTCGACGCCTTGCCGGCCAACCACGCCTTGCTGTGGGGCGCCCGTGGTACGGGCAAGTCGTCGCTGGTCAGGGCGCTACTGGCCGAGTACGCGTCCGCTGGCCTGCGTCTGATCGAGATCGAACGCGACCATCTGGCCGACCTGCCGCGCGTGATGGAACTGCTGGCGGATCTGCCGCAGCGTTTCGTGCTGTTCTGCGATGATCTGTCCTTCGAGGCGGGCGAGGGTGACTACCGGGTGCTCAAGAGCGTGCTCGACGGCTCACTGGAGCAGGCGCCGGACAACGTGCTGCTGTACGCCACCTCCAACCGCCGTCATCTGGTGCCCGAGCGCCAGAGCGACAACGACAACTGGAAGATGGTCGATGGCGAGCTGCATCCCAGCGAAGCGGTGGAGGACAAGATCGCTTTGTCGGATCGCTTCGGCCTGTGGCTGTCGTTCTATCCCTTCAGCCAGGAGCATTACCTACTCGTGGTACGGCACTGGGTCACGGTGCAGGCGCGTGCCGTAGGCTTGCGCTGGGAGTGGGACGAGGCCCTGGAAAAAGCCGCCATTCGCTGGGCGCTGGGGCGCGGCAATCGCAATGGCCGCTGCGCCTATCAATTCGCCCGCCACTGGGTCGGGCTGCAACTGCTGGAGCAACGAGCATGA
- a CDS encoding MarR family winged helix-turn-helix transcriptional regulator, whose amino-acid sequence MISSTETGLSLDDQLCFKLYAASRAVIRGYKPMLDALGLTYPQYLAMLVLWEWQARPPAQPTLKALGQRLQLDSGTLTPLLKRLEQSGLVLRRRAAQDEREVHLALSERGVALQAQVLPLKEQLLCRFAEDELAELEGLRQRLDRLLVRLDPPVQAGSQASSSAASSSRRKGLAR is encoded by the coding sequence ATGATCAGTTCGACCGAGACCGGGCTGAGCCTGGACGACCAGTTGTGCTTCAAGCTGTATGCCGCCTCGCGGGCGGTGATCCGGGGTTACAAGCCGATGCTCGATGCCCTGGGCCTGACTTACCCCCAGTACCTGGCCATGCTGGTGCTCTGGGAATGGCAGGCGCGACCGCCTGCACAGCCGACGCTCAAGGCCCTGGGCCAACGTTTGCAACTGGACTCGGGCACCTTGACGCCTTTGCTCAAGCGCCTGGAGCAGAGCGGCCTGGTGTTGCGCCGCCGCGCCGCGCAGGACGAGCGTGAGGTGCATCTGGCGCTGAGCGAGCGGGGTGTGGCGCTGCAGGCGCAGGTGCTGCCGCTCAAGGAACAGTTGTTGTGCCGTTTCGCGGAAGACGAGTTGGCCGAACTGGAGGGCTTGCGTCAGCGCCTGGATAGGCTGCTGGTGCGTCTTGACCCACCGGTTCAGGCCGGCAGCCAAGCTTCCAGCAGCGCCGCCAGTTCCTCGCGGCGGAAGGGTTTGGCCAGGTAA